One genomic segment of Pandoraea sputorum includes these proteins:
- a CDS encoding efflux RND transporter permease subunit — MAKFFIDRPIFAWVIAIVIMLAGALSILKLPVSQYPPIAPPSVQITAVYPGASAQTVQDTVTQVIEQQMNGIDHLEYMSSTSDGSGTAQITLTFAQGTNPDIAQVQVQNKLQLATPLLPQQVQQQGIKVAKATKNFLLVIGAYSDDGNMTDIDLANYIAANVQDPISRVNGVGQVQLFGSQYAMRVWVDPQKLNGYNLTVIDVSNAIQSQNVQISAGELGGAPAVKGQQLNATVTAQSRLQTPEQFRKILLKVNKDGSQVRLGDVARIELGGESYQVVARYNGKPAAGLAITLATGANALQTATAVKQQVTELEPYFPQGMKVDYPYDTTPFVKISIEEVIKTLIEGIVLVFLVMYLFLQNLRATIIPTIAVPVVLLGTFGIMGAAGFSINTLSMFGLVLAIGLLVDDAIVVVENVERVMAEEGLSPKEATKKAMDQIVGALVGVALVLSAVFVPMAFFGGSTGAIYRQFSLTIVAAMALSVLVAIVLTPAMCATILKPIKKGEVHEKRGFFGWFNRKFDSGSKAYQGQVERLLKRTAPLMIVYVVIVAAVGFLFVRMPTAFLPDEDQGYFFNLVQLPPGATQERTLDVMKQVEKHYLEKEKDSVRSIFTVTGFGFNGRGQNVGLAFTMMKPWEDRQSSDLKVQAVIARSYQAFASVKDAMIFAINPPSVPELGNAGGIDFELQDRAGLGHDALMAARNQMLGMAAKNPNLANMRPNGLDDTPQYKVDVDEEKAAALGLSISDVYQTLSASWGSSYVNDFIDRGRVKKVYVMAEPKDRMLPQDINKLFVRNSSGTMVPFSAFATGKWTYGSPRLERYNGVPAVEIQGMPAPGKSSGDAMKAVEEIAKQLPPGIGLEWTGLSFEERISGSQAPALYAISILIVFLCLAALYESWSIPFSVILVVPLGVLGALLAATLRGLSNDVYFQVGLLTTVGLSAKNAILIVEFAKDLQEQGRTLMEATMEAVRLRLRPILMTSMAFILGVLPLAISNGAGSASQHAIGTGVIGGMLAATFLAIYYVPVFFVLVRKRFAHEDLDTVEHPEARHENPDATNGPAKEGN, encoded by the coding sequence ACCGCCGTCGGTGCAGATCACCGCCGTCTATCCGGGCGCTTCGGCGCAGACCGTGCAGGATACGGTCACGCAGGTGATCGAGCAGCAGATGAACGGTATCGATCACCTTGAGTACATGTCGTCGACGTCGGACGGCTCGGGTACCGCTCAGATCACGCTGACGTTCGCGCAAGGTACGAACCCGGACATCGCCCAGGTGCAGGTGCAGAACAAGCTGCAACTCGCCACGCCGCTGCTGCCGCAGCAGGTGCAACAGCAGGGTATCAAGGTGGCGAAAGCGACCAAGAACTTCCTGCTGGTGATCGGCGCGTATTCCGATGACGGCAACATGACCGACATCGACCTGGCGAACTACATTGCAGCCAACGTGCAGGACCCGATCAGCCGTGTGAACGGTGTGGGTCAGGTTCAACTGTTCGGTTCGCAGTACGCCATGCGTGTTTGGGTCGATCCGCAGAAGCTCAACGGTTACAACCTGACGGTCATCGACGTCTCGAACGCCATTCAATCGCAGAACGTGCAGATCTCGGCCGGTGAGCTCGGTGGTGCGCCTGCAGTGAAGGGCCAGCAGCTCAATGCGACCGTGACGGCGCAAAGCCGTCTGCAAACGCCGGAGCAGTTCCGCAAGATTCTGCTCAAGGTCAACAAGGACGGCTCGCAAGTGCGTCTGGGTGACGTAGCGCGCATCGAGCTGGGTGGCGAGTCGTATCAGGTCGTGGCCCGTTACAACGGCAAGCCGGCCGCCGGTCTGGCGATTACGCTGGCCACCGGTGCGAACGCGCTGCAGACGGCCACCGCCGTCAAGCAGCAGGTCACCGAACTCGAGCCGTACTTCCCGCAGGGCATGAAGGTCGACTATCCGTACGACACCACGCCGTTCGTGAAGATCTCGATCGAGGAAGTGATCAAGACCCTCATCGAAGGTATCGTGCTCGTGTTCCTCGTGATGTATCTGTTCCTGCAGAACCTGCGGGCAACGATCATCCCGACGATTGCGGTGCCGGTGGTGCTGCTCGGTACGTTCGGCATCATGGGCGCGGCAGGCTTCTCCATCAACACGCTATCGATGTTCGGCCTTGTGCTCGCCATCGGTCTGCTCGTCGACGATGCCATTGTGGTGGTCGAAAACGTCGAGCGGGTGATGGCGGAAGAAGGGCTGAGTCCAAAAGAAGCGACGAAGAAGGCGATGGATCAGATCGTCGGCGCGCTGGTGGGTGTGGCGCTCGTGCTCTCGGCCGTGTTCGTGCCGATGGCATTCTTCGGCGGCTCGACCGGTGCCATCTATCGTCAGTTCTCGCTGACCATCGTGGCGGCCATGGCGTTGTCGGTGCTGGTGGCTATCGTGCTCACGCCGGCCATGTGCGCGACGATCCTCAAGCCGATCAAGAAGGGCGAGGTTCACGAGAAGCGCGGCTTCTTCGGCTGGTTCAACCGCAAGTTCGACAGTGGCTCGAAGGCCTATCAGGGCCAGGTGGAGCGTTTGCTCAAGCGCACCGCGCCGCTCATGATCGTCTACGTCGTGATCGTGGCGGCGGTCGGCTTCCTGTTCGTGCGTATGCCGACGGCGTTCTTGCCGGACGAAGACCAGGGTTACTTCTTCAACCTCGTGCAATTGCCGCCGGGTGCGACGCAAGAGCGTACGCTCGACGTCATGAAGCAGGTCGAGAAGCATTACCTGGAGAAGGAAAAGGACTCGGTTCGTTCGATCTTCACGGTGACCGGCTTCGGCTTTAACGGCCGTGGTCAGAACGTGGGTCTGGCGTTCACGATGATGAAGCCGTGGGAAGACCGTCAGTCGTCCGACCTCAAGGTGCAGGCCGTGATTGCGCGTTCCTACCAGGCATTCGCCAGCGTGAAGGACGCCATGATCTTCGCGATCAACCCGCCGTCGGTGCCGGAACTCGGTAACGCGGGCGGTATCGACTTCGAGTTGCAGGATCGTGCAGGTCTGGGTCACGACGCGCTGATGGCCGCCCGCAATCAGATGCTGGGCATGGCGGCGAAGAACCCGAATCTGGCGAACATGCGCCCGAACGGTCTGGACGACACCCCGCAGTACAAGGTGGACGTCGACGAAGAAAAGGCCGCTGCACTGGGTCTGTCGATTTCCGACGTGTATCAGACGTTGTCGGCATCGTGGGGCTCGTCGTACGTGAACGACTTCATCGACCGCGGTCGTGTGAAGAAGGTGTACGTGATGGCGGAACCGAAGGACCGGATGCTGCCGCAGGACATCAACAAGCTCTTCGTGCGTAACAGCAGCGGGACGATGGTGCCGTTCTCGGCCTTCGCTACGGGCAAGTGGACGTACGGCTCGCCGCGTCTGGAACGCTACAACGGTGTGCCTGCCGTGGAAATTCAGGGTATGCCGGCACCGGGCAAGTCGTCGGGCGATGCGATGAAGGCAGTGGAAGAAATCGCTAAGCAACTTCCGCCGGGTATCGGTCTGGAGTGGACGGGTCTGTCGTTCGAAGAGCGTATTTCGGGCTCACAGGCTCCGGCGCTGTACGCGATCTCCATCCTGATCGTGTTCTTGTGTCTGGCTGCCTTGTACGAAAGCTGGTCGATCCCGTTCTCGGTGATTCTGGTGGTGCCGCTGGGCGTGTTGGGTGCACTGCTGGCCGCCACGTTGCGCGGGTTGTCCAACGACGTGTACTTCCAGGTGGGTCTGCTCACTACCGTGGGTCTGTCGGCGAAGAATGCAATTCTGATCGTGGAATTCGCCAAGGATCTGCAGGAGCAGGGCCGCACGCTGATGGAAGCGACGATGGAAGCCGTGCGACTGCGTCTGCGACCGATTCTGATGACGTCGATGGCGTTCATTCTCGGTGTGTTGCCGCTGGCGATCTCCAACGGCGCCGGTTCGGCTTCGCAGCACGCCATCGGTACGGGCGTGATCGGCGGTATGCTCGCCGCGACGTTCCTCGCGATCTACTACGTGCCGGTCTTCTTCGTGTTGGTGCGTAAGCGCTTCGCCCACGAGGATCTGGACACGGTGGAACATCCGGAAGCGCGTCATGAGAACCCGGACGCAACCAACGGTCCCGCCAAGGAAGGAAACTGA
- the adeC gene encoding AdeC/AdeK/OprM family multidrug efflux complex outer membrane factor: MKHKALPIALAAAFLAGCTLAPHYERPEAPVATSFPTGPAYKTPGAANQNGATDSNVVAADLGWRDFFADPRLQKLIEIALQNNRDLRVSMLNVEAARAQYQIQRSALLPSVGAAGQASVQRSPADLSSSGRAGISRSYQVGVGFTSYELDLFGRIQSLKDQALESYLASEDTAKAAHITLVSEVATAYLTWLADQELLKLTSDTLKSQQSSYNLTKRSFDVGTASGLDLRQAQTPVDTARANFAQYTRQVAQDENALALLIGQPLPADLPPARPLDGQGLLADLPAGLPSDLLLRRPDVTAAEHTLKGANANIGAARAAFFPSISLTANAGTASASLSNLFKGGQGAWSFAPTITLPIFAGGQNIANLDLAKVQKRIEIANYEKAIQTAFREVSDGLAARGTLDDQIAAQESLVKASDESYKLSDMRYRNGVDSYLNALVAQRSLYSSQQTLIATRLARWTNLVTLYKAMGGGWEERSAPANAGTASAASAS, translated from the coding sequence ATGAAGCACAAAGCATTGCCGATTGCCTTGGCGGCAGCGTTCCTGGCAGGCTGTACCCTCGCGCCGCACTATGAGCGGCCCGAGGCACCGGTCGCCACGTCGTTCCCCACGGGCCCGGCTTACAAGACGCCCGGCGCGGCGAACCAGAACGGCGCCACCGACAGCAATGTCGTGGCCGCCGATCTGGGATGGCGAGATTTCTTCGCCGATCCGCGTCTGCAAAAGCTGATCGAGATCGCGTTGCAGAACAACCGCGATCTGCGTGTCTCGATGCTCAACGTCGAAGCCGCACGTGCGCAGTACCAGATCCAGCGTTCGGCGCTGCTGCCCTCGGTGGGGGCGGCAGGTCAGGCGTCGGTTCAGCGCTCGCCGGCGGATCTGTCGTCGTCGGGTCGCGCGGGGATCAGCCGCAGCTATCAGGTCGGCGTGGGTTTCACGTCGTACGAACTCGATCTGTTCGGTCGCATCCAGAGCCTGAAGGATCAGGCGTTGGAGTCGTATCTGGCGAGCGAGGACACGGCCAAGGCGGCGCACATCACGCTCGTCTCGGAAGTGGCGACGGCATACCTCACGTGGCTGGCCGATCAGGAGCTCCTCAAGCTCACGTCGGACACGCTCAAGAGCCAGCAATCGTCGTATAACCTGACCAAGCGCAGTTTCGACGTGGGTACGGCTTCCGGGCTGGATTTGCGTCAGGCGCAAACGCCGGTCGATACGGCGCGTGCGAACTTCGCGCAGTACACGCGTCAGGTGGCGCAGGACGAAAACGCGCTGGCGCTGCTCATCGGCCAGCCGCTGCCGGCCGATTTGCCGCCGGCACGTCCGCTCGACGGGCAGGGCCTGCTGGCCGATCTGCCTGCCGGGCTGCCGTCGGACTTGTTGCTGCGTCGTCCGGACGTGACGGCTGCCGAGCACACGCTCAAGGGTGCCAACGCGAACATCGGTGCGGCACGTGCGGCGTTCTTCCCGTCGATTTCGTTGACGGCGAATGCAGGCACGGCGAGCGCATCGCTGAGCAATCTGTTCAAGGGCGGGCAGGGCGCATGGTCGTTCGCGCCGACGATTACGCTGCCGATTTTCGCGGGCGGACAGAACATCGCTAACCTTGATCTGGCCAAGGTGCAGAAACGCATCGAGATCGCCAACTACGAGAAGGCGATTCAGACGGCGTTCCGCGAAGTGTCGGACGGCCTGGCTGCACGTGGCACGTTGGACGATCAGATTGCGGCGCAGGAATCGCTCGTGAAGGCGAGCGACGAGAGCTACAAGCTCTCGGACATGCGCTATCGCAATGGCGTGGACAGCTATCTGAACGCGCTGGTCGCGCAACGCTCGCTGTATTCGTCGCAGCAAACGCTGATCGCGACGCGTCTGGCGCGCTGGACCAACCTCGTCACGCTGTACAAGGCGATGGGCGGCGGTTGGGAGGAGCGCTCGGCACCGGCTAATGCAGGAACGGCATCGGCTGCCTCGGCGTCGTGA
- a CDS encoding acyl-CoA-binding protein — translation MSDLQARFDEAVAQSKTLPERPDNLTLLRIYALFKQGTEGDVTGSRPGAMDFVARAKFDAWEMLKGKSKDEVQTAYVELIESLKG, via the coding sequence ATGAGCGATCTTCAAGCCCGCTTCGACGAGGCGGTAGCCCAATCCAAGACGCTGCCCGAACGCCCCGACAATCTGACGCTGCTGCGCATCTACGCGCTGTTCAAGCAGGGCACGGAAGGCGACGTGACCGGTTCCCGCCCCGGTGCGATGGACTTCGTCGCACGCGCCAAATTCGATGCCTGGGAAATGCTCAAGGGCAAGTCGAAAGACGAAGTCCAGACGGCTTACGTCGAGCTCATCGAATCCCTCAAGGGATGA